In one uncultured Devosia sp. genomic region, the following are encoded:
- a CDS encoding LacI family DNA-binding transcriptional regulator, translating into MTKHVDIAPLQVTRNKRGGSRRVTMTDVAREAGCSQATVSFALNHAPGIKLSSETRQRVFEAARRLGYVVSPSTTVPSVAGRRIGFIADQLATSPEAMVAIEGLTQASKPAGDMVLVAQTHNDAELEAGLIRSFVEQGVSALVYMTIFTREVELPQALRGLDIPVLLLNCYTPDQGFPAVVPSEIAGGQRSTRHLIEKGHRRIATITGEIWMEAAQDRLKGYRRALATADIPFDPALVMEGDWSASAGYDATRKLLALGEPPTAIFCQNDRTAIGCYEALKEAGLHIPRDMSVVGFDDEEISRHLHPRLTTSILPHRAMGHWIVEQIDELDIGAGRFPLVKLECPLIERDSVALPREKPQLLG; encoded by the coding sequence ATGACCAAGCATGTCGACATTGCTCCTCTTCAGGTCACCCGAAACAAGCGGGGCGGCAGCCGGCGGGTGACCATGACCGACGTGGCGCGCGAAGCGGGATGCTCGCAGGCGACCGTCAGTTTCGCACTGAATCATGCCCCGGGGATAAAATTATCTTCGGAGACGCGGCAGCGGGTGTTCGAGGCTGCGCGCCGCCTGGGTTATGTGGTTTCACCCTCGACGACGGTCCCCAGCGTTGCCGGGCGACGCATCGGTTTCATTGCCGATCAGCTGGCGACCAGTCCCGAGGCCATGGTGGCGATCGAGGGCCTGACCCAGGCGTCGAAGCCCGCTGGTGACATGGTGCTGGTGGCGCAGACACACAATGATGCCGAGCTTGAGGCGGGGCTGATCCGCTCCTTCGTCGAACAGGGCGTTTCGGCCTTGGTCTACATGACCATTTTTACCCGCGAGGTGGAGCTGCCGCAGGCTCTGCGCGGGCTCGATATTCCGGTGCTGCTGCTCAATTGCTATACGCCCGACCAGGGATTTCCGGCGGTCGTGCCCAGCGAGATTGCCGGTGGCCAGCGCAGCACGCGACACCTGATCGAAAAGGGCCATCGGCGGATCGCCACCATCACCGGCGAAATCTGGATGGAGGCGGCGCAGGATCGGCTCAAGGGCTATCGCCGCGCCCTGGCCACGGCCGACATTCCCTTCGATCCGGCGCTGGTGATGGAAGGCGACTGGTCCGCCAGCGCCGGCTATGACGCCACGCGCAAACTGCTGGCGCTGGGCGAGCCGCCCACGGCCATCTTCTGCCAGAACGATCGGACGGCCATCGGCTGTTACGAAGCGCTCAAGGAAGCGGGCCTCCACATCCCGCGCGACATGTCGGTGGTGGGCTTTGACGACGAGGAAATCTCGCGCCATCTCCATCCGCGCCTGACCACATCCATCCTGCCGCATCGGGCCATGGGACACTGGATTGTCGAGCAGATCGACGAGCTGGACATCGGGGCAGGGCGCTTCCCGCTGGTCAAGCTCGAATGCCCGCTGATCGAGCGGGATTCCGTCGCCTTGCCGCGTGAAAAGCCTCAGCTTTTGGGCTGA
- a CDS encoding GIY-YIG nuclease family protein: MAHDYAVYIMANRRRGTLYIGVTSDLLSRVSEHRDGTIPGFTKRYGCKHLVWFGEFGDIRDAIDHEKRLKKWSRAWKDELIETENPNWRDLWWDLIGPQPKGPWPPNH; this comes from the coding sequence ATGGCGCACGACTATGCGGTTTACATCATGGCCAATCGGCGGCGTGGAACGCTCTATATTGGCGTGACCAGCGATCTTCTTAGTCGTGTCTCTGAACATCGCGATGGCACGATTCCAGGTTTTACCAAACGCTATGGTTGCAAGCATTTGGTCTGGTTCGGAGAGTTTGGCGATATCCGCGACGCCATTGACCATGAAAAACGGCTCAAGAAATGGAGCCGTGCATGGAAGGACGAACTGATCGAGACGGAAAATCCGAACTGGCGAGACCTATGGTGGGACCTTATTGGTCCCCAGCCGAAAGGACCCTGGCCACCGAACCACTGA
- the map gene encoding type I methionyl aminopeptidase, whose product MTITTEEQLEKLKAIGRICAITREAMASAMRPGMTTLELDEIGARLLAEHGAQSAPIVTYNFPGATCISVNEEIAHGIPGDRVLQEGDLVNIDVSAVKDGVFADCGSSHILGQGDPRLVNLCRDGKKAMWAGINAVKAGAPLADIGNAIGKFAKKGGYTLIRNLASHGVGNSLHDDPGEISTWPDKTERRRMTNGLVFTIEPFLSLGGKMADQKSDDDEWTLISQPSAPCVQYEHTIVATPRGAVVVTLAA is encoded by the coding sequence GTGACGATTACGACCGAAGAACAGCTCGAAAAGCTCAAGGCCATTGGCCGCATCTGTGCCATCACCCGCGAAGCCATGGCCTCGGCCATGCGACCGGGCATGACCACGCTCGAGCTCGACGAGATCGGCGCCAGGTTGCTGGCCGAACATGGGGCGCAGTCTGCTCCCATCGTCACCTACAATTTCCCTGGCGCCACCTGCATTTCGGTCAATGAAGAGATCGCCCATGGCATTCCGGGCGACCGGGTGCTGCAGGAGGGCGATCTGGTCAATATCGACGTCTCGGCGGTCAAGGACGGCGTCTTCGCCGATTGCGGCTCATCTCACATCCTGGGCCAGGGCGACCCGCGCCTGGTCAATCTCTGCCGCGATGGCAAGAAGGCCATGTGGGCCGGCATCAATGCCGTCAAGGCCGGCGCACCGCTGGCCGATATCGGCAATGCCATCGGCAAATTCGCCAAGAAGGGCGGCTACACGCTGATCCGCAACCTCGCCAGCCACGGCGTGGGTAACAGCCTGCACGACGATCCCGGCGAAATCTCCACCTGGCCCGACAAGACCGAGCGCCGCCGCATGACCAACGGCCTGGTCTTCACCATCGAACCGTTTTTGTCGCTTGGTGGGAAAATGGCCGACCAGAAGTCCGACGACGACGAATGGACCCTCATCAGCCAGCCCAGCGCGCCTTGCGTGCAATACGAACACACCATCGTGGCAACACCGCGTGGTGCCGTCGTGGTGACATTGGCGGCCTGA
- the pgi gene encoding glucose-6-phosphate isomerase, protein MAKSGRKASFSSLNKHRKRLEEQPMRVQFAVDPNRFKRYSAEGAGILLDYSKNRIDEEVMVALFDLARAAGVEERRDQMCEGEHINITEDRAVMHMALRYQGDKPVPVDGKDVMPDVRGVLAAIETYTNAVRSGEIRGHGGAQFTDVVNIGIGGSDLGPAMVTLALEPYTRADLRAHYVSNVDGAHIHDVLKRLDAKTTLFIVASKTFTTDETMTNANSARDWIADTLGEDAVPNHFAAVSTNIPACQKFGIREDRIFGFWDWVGGRYSVWSAIGLPIALAVGYDNFAKFLQGADAMDRHFLSTELENNLPVIMALLGVWYRNVWGFSTHAVLPYDQRLSRFAAYLQQQDMESNGKSVTLAGKPVGWSTGPIVWGEPGTNGQHAFYQLIHQGTDVIPADFLIAARPHESLPPHHDKLVANVLAQSEALMLGKSEEEVVAELKAQGMDKAQIKALTPHKVFPGNRPSNTLFYQQLTPETLGSLVALYEHKVFTQGVIWGVNSYDQWGVELGKQLAKALLPKVEGKESGEGHDASTQGLLNYYLANKA, encoded by the coding sequence ATGGCAAAGTCCGGACGCAAGGCCAGCTTCTCGAGCCTGAACAAGCATCGCAAGCGCCTCGAAGAGCAGCCCATGCGCGTGCAGTTCGCCGTGGACCCGAACCGCTTCAAGCGCTACTCGGCCGAGGGTGCTGGCATCCTGCTTGACTATTCCAAGAACCGCATCGACGAAGAAGTCATGGTCGCCCTGTTCGATCTGGCCCGCGCCGCCGGCGTCGAGGAACGCCGCGACCAGATGTGCGAAGGCGAGCATATCAACATCACCGAAGATCGCGCTGTCATGCACATGGCCCTGCGCTACCAGGGCGACAAGCCGGTGCCGGTCGACGGCAAGGACGTCATGCCCGACGTCCGCGGCGTGCTGGCCGCCATCGAGACCTATACCAATGCCGTCCGCTCCGGCGAAATCCGTGGTCATGGCGGCGCCCAGTTCACCGACGTGGTCAATATCGGCATCGGCGGCTCCGACCTTGGCCCGGCCATGGTCACCCTGGCGCTGGAACCCTATACCCGCGCCGACCTGCGCGCCCACTATGTCTCCAACGTCGATGGCGCCCATATCCACGACGTGCTGAAGCGCCTCGATGCCAAGACCACGCTGTTCATCGTCGCGTCCAAGACCTTCACCACCGACGAAACCATGACCAATGCCAATTCGGCACGCGACTGGATCGCCGACACGCTGGGCGAAGACGCCGTCCCCAACCACTTCGCCGCCGTTTCGACCAATATCCCGGCCTGCCAGAAATTCGGCATTCGCGAAGATCGCATCTTCGGCTTCTGGGACTGGGTTGGCGGCCGCTATTCGGTCTGGTCCGCCATCGGCCTGCCGATCGCTCTGGCTGTCGGCTATGACAATTTCGCCAAATTCCTCCAGGGCGCCGATGCCATGGACCGGCATTTCCTCTCGACCGAGCTCGAAAACAATCTGCCGGTCATCATGGCTTTGCTCGGCGTCTGGTATCGCAACGTCTGGGGTTTCTCGACCCATGCCGTGCTGCCCTATGACCAGCGCCTGTCCCGCTTTGCCGCCTATCTGCAGCAGCAGGACATGGAGTCCAATGGCAAGTCGGTGACACTGGCCGGCAAGCCGGTCGGCTGGTCCACCGGTCCCATCGTTTGGGGCGAGCCCGGCACCAATGGCCAGCATGCCTTCTACCAGTTGATCCATCAGGGCACCGACGTCATCCCGGCCGATTTCCTGATCGCCGCCCGCCCGCATGAATCGCTGCCGCCGCACCACGACAAGCTGGTCGCCAATGTCCTGGCCCAGTCCGAAGCGCTGATGCTGGGAAAATCCGAGGAAGAGGTCGTCGCCGAACTCAAGGCGCAGGGCATGGACAAGGCCCAGATCAAGGCCCTGACCCCGCACAAGGTCTTCCCCGGCAACCGTCCATCCAACACTCTGTTCTACCAGCAGCTGACGCCCGAGACGCTGGGCTCTCTGGTTGCGCTCTACGAGCACAAGGTCTTCACCCAGGGCGTCATCTGGGGCGTCAATTCCTACGACCAGTGGGGCGTCGAACTGGGCAAGCAGCTCGCCAAGGCGCTGCTACCCAAGGTCGAGGGCAAGGAGAGCGGCGAAGGCCACGACGCTTCCACCCAGGGCCTGCTTAACTACTACCTCGCCAACAAGGCCTGA
- the tgt gene encoding tRNA guanosine(34) transglycosylase Tgt translates to MTNDTTRDTTKQVTFTLSATDGMARRGRIDTPRGDIQTPAFMPVGTAGTVKAMYPDQVRETGADIVLGNTYHLMLRPGAERVASLGGLHDFMDWQRPILTDSGGFQVMSLAQLRKLTEKGVTFRSHIDGSSYELTPERSIEIQTLLDSDIIMQLDECLKLPAEKKEIERAMELSLRWADRSKTAFNNQQNRALFGIVQGGDDPELRNRSAAGLKSIGFDGYAVGGLAVGEPQEVMFRVLGDITPQLPEDRPRYLMGVGKPDDILGGIERGIDMFDCVHPTRAGRHGHVYTRFGVINLKNARHRDDHRPIDEASPNPNCRRWSRAYLHHLVKTEEILGAMILSQINLAYYQELVQGCRAAIEAGRMSDFAAETRAAWAAGDLPTL, encoded by the coding sequence ATGACCAACGACACGACCCGCGACACGACCAAACAGGTCACCTTCACCCTTTCCGCCACCGACGGCATGGCGCGGCGCGGCCGCATCGACACGCCGCGCGGTGACATCCAGACCCCGGCCTTCATGCCGGTGGGCACGGCCGGCACGGTCAAGGCGATGTATCCCGACCAGGTGCGCGAAACCGGCGCAGACATCGTCCTGGGCAATACCTATCACCTGATGCTGCGCCCCGGCGCCGAGCGCGTTGCGTCCCTGGGCGGCCTCCATGATTTCATGGACTGGCAGCGCCCCATTCTCACCGACAGTGGCGGCTTCCAGGTCATGTCCCTGGCCCAGCTACGCAAGCTGACCGAAAAGGGCGTGACCTTCCGCTCCCATATCGACGGCTCGTCCTACGAATTGACCCCCGAGCGTTCCATCGAGATTCAGACGCTGCTCGACAGCGACATCATCATGCAGCTCGACGAATGCCTGAAACTCCCCGCTGAGAAGAAGGAAATCGAGCGCGCCATGGAGCTTTCGCTCCGCTGGGCCGATCGCTCGAAAACCGCCTTCAACAACCAGCAGAACCGCGCCCTTTTCGGCATTGTCCAGGGCGGCGATGACCCGGAATTGCGTAACCGCTCGGCTGCGGGTCTCAAGTCCATCGGCTTTGATGGCTATGCCGTGGGTGGCCTTGCCGTGGGCGAGCCGCAGGAAGTCATGTTCCGCGTCCTGGGCGACATCACCCCCCAGCTGCCGGAGGACCGTCCGCGCTACCTGATGGGCGTCGGCAAGCCTGACGACATTCTGGGCGGCATCGAACGCGGCATCGACATGTTCGATTGCGTCCATCCCACCCGCGCCGGCCGTCATGGCCATGTCTATACGCGCTTCGGTGTCATCAACCTGAAAAATGCCCGGCATAGGGATGATCATCGTCCCATCGACGAGGCCTCGCCCAATCCAAATTGCCGGCGCTGGAGCCGGGCCTATCTGCACCATCTCGTTAAGACAGAAGAGATTTTGGGCGCGATGATCCTTTCCCAGATCAACCTGGCCTATTATCAAGAGCTGGTTCAGGGCTGCCGCGCGGCGATCGAAGCCGGCCGCATGAGCGATTTCGCAGCTGAAACGCGCGCGGCCTGGGCCGCAGGCGATCTTCCCACCCTCTGA
- the queA gene encoding tRNA preQ1(34) S-adenosylmethionine ribosyltransferase-isomerase QueA, with translation MRVSDFDFDLPEKLIALHPAEPRDSARLLVVDPKVGLSDRHIPDLLWLLKPGDVLVVNDTRVLPAELKGTRIRGENRANVSFNLHKRVDAHTWRAFARPAKKLAILDHLELGNGQADALTARVAGKGETGEVTLEFALGGAQLDEAIKSHGAMPLPPYIGAKRGVEERDLVDYQTVYAAEDGAVAAPTAGLHFTESLLQQIADKGVTIERVTLHVGAGTFLPMKAEDTDDHVMHSEWGEIDQATVERIHVKKALGGRVIAVGTTSLRLLETASRKTGTLQPFMGDTDIFITPGFRFATVDALMTNFHLPKSTLFMLVSAFAGMDMMKQAYAHAIADGYRFYSYGDSSLLLRADLPEDDDSL, from the coding sequence ATGCGCGTATCCGACTTCGACTTCGACCTGCCCGAAAAACTCATTGCCCTCCATCCGGCCGAGCCGCGCGATAGTGCGCGCCTGCTGGTCGTTGACCCCAAGGTGGGTCTGTCGGATCGGCACATCCCGGATCTGCTCTGGCTGCTCAAGCCCGGCGATGTGCTGGTGGTCAACGACACCCGCGTTCTGCCCGCCGAGCTCAAGGGCACCCGTATTCGCGGCGAGAACCGCGCCAATGTCTCCTTCAACCTCCACAAGCGCGTCGATGCCCATACTTGGCGCGCCTTCGCCCGTCCGGCCAAGAAACTCGCCATCCTCGATCATCTCGAACTGGGCAACGGCCAGGCCGACGCCCTGACCGCACGCGTGGCCGGCAAGGGCGAAACCGGCGAAGTGACCCTGGAATTCGCCCTCGGAGGCGCCCAGCTCGACGAGGCCATCAAGTCACACGGCGCCATGCCGTTGCCGCCCTATATCGGCGCCAAGCGCGGCGTCGAGGAGCGTGACCTTGTCGATTACCAGACCGTCTATGCCGCCGAAGACGGCGCCGTCGCCGCGCCGACCGCTGGCCTGCATTTCACCGAAAGCCTGCTGCAGCAGATCGCCGACAAGGGCGTCACCATCGAGCGCGTGACGCTCCACGTCGGCGCAGGGACCTTCCTGCCGATGAAGGCCGAAGACACCGACGATCACGTCATGCATTCCGAATGGGGCGAGATCGATCAGGCGACGGTCGAACGCATCCACGTCAAGAAGGCGCTGGGTGGCCGCGTCATCGCCGTTGGCACCACGAGCCTGCGCCTGCTCGAAACCGCTTCGCGCAAGACCGGGACGCTGCAGCCCTTCATGGGCGATACCGACATCTTCATCACTCCCGGCTTCCGCTTCGCCACGGTCGACGCGCTGATGACCAATTTCCACCTGCCCAAGTCGACGCTCTTCATGCTGGTCTCGGCCTTCGCCGGCATGGACATGATGAAGCAAGCCTATGCCCACGCCATCGCCGACGGCTACCGCTTCTATTCCTACGGCGACTCCTCGCTGCTGCTGCGCGCCGACCTGCCCGAGGACGACGACAGCCTGTAG
- the uvsE gene encoding UV DNA damage repair endonuclease UvsE, with amino-acid sequence MKLLGDTSLKSHDARRAANQPHLTVSLGYLDAVFDYLSRHQISMYRMSSDLAPYATHPDMPAFHSMVRDSAAELAATGARARELGLRLSFHPSQFIVLNSPDPDLVRKSVWDLLSQAEMLDAMELGPEAVVVVHVGGVYDDKTAARARWAEAWPTLPEPVRRRLVLEHDDLRFSAADVLWLHEQTGVRLIFDHQHFWCLNPEGADMRQTLESILRTWPAEVRPKVHFSSPRTEMRQLERKDRKTGKTVTVNAAPVWTGHADFVQPFEFISFMRLAEGLEFDVMLEAKSKDLALIRLRPDLVRYAPDVAARFGFGAEQQGQLDDEETSLLVAD; translated from the coding sequence GTGAAATTGCTCGGTGACACGAGCCTGAAGAGCCATGATGCGCGTCGTGCGGCAAACCAGCCACACCTCACGGTCTCGCTGGGTTATCTGGACGCGGTGTTCGACTATCTCTCCCGGCACCAAATCTCGATGTATCGGATGTCCTCGGACCTGGCGCCCTATGCGACACATCCGGATATGCCGGCTTTTCACTCCATGGTCCGCGACAGTGCGGCCGAGTTGGCGGCTACGGGTGCGAGGGCACGCGAACTGGGCCTGCGGCTATCCTTTCACCCCAGCCAGTTCATCGTGCTCAACAGCCCGGACCCGGACCTCGTGCGCAAGAGCGTGTGGGACCTGCTGTCGCAAGCGGAAATGCTCGATGCGATGGAGCTTGGGCCGGAGGCTGTGGTCGTGGTGCATGTGGGTGGCGTCTATGACGACAAGACTGCTGCCCGCGCGCGCTGGGCAGAGGCCTGGCCGACGTTGCCGGAGCCGGTACGGCGGCGACTGGTGCTGGAGCATGACGACCTGCGCTTTTCCGCGGCGGACGTGCTCTGGCTGCATGAACAGACCGGGGTGCGGCTGATCTTTGACCACCAGCATTTCTGGTGCCTCAATCCCGAGGGCGCCGACATGCGTCAGACACTGGAGAGCATTCTACGCACCTGGCCAGCCGAGGTTCGGCCCAAGGTGCATTTCTCCTCGCCGCGCACCGAGATGCGGCAATTGGAGCGCAAGGATCGCAAGACCGGGAAGACTGTTACCGTCAATGCAGCGCCGGTGTGGACCGGGCATGCCGATTTCGTGCAGCCGTTCGAATTCATCAGCTTCATGCGACTGGCCGAGGGACTGGAGTTCGACGTGATGCTGGAGGCCAAGTCCAAGGACCTGGCGCTGATCCGCCTGCGGCCGGACCTTGTGCGCTATGCGCCTGACGTCGCCGCACGGTTTGGGTTTGGTGCCGAGCAGCAGGGCCAGCTCGATGACGAGGAGACAAGCCTGCTTGTTGCGGACTAG
- a CDS encoding DMT family transporter: MDTILWALMGIVAGAAIATQAPINANLGRNLGVPIAAAGVSFVAGAILLWAIALIYSHVVSAPINFGAPAPWTFVAGGVLGAFYVFSNIMLTPMIGAAAVMALSVAGQLVGGMFLDKIGFMGMAVREISMGRIAGAVLLITGALMIRVL; the protein is encoded by the coding sequence ATGGATACCATTCTGTGGGCGCTGATGGGCATCGTGGCCGGCGCGGCCATTGCGACGCAGGCGCCGATCAATGCGAACCTTGGCCGCAACCTGGGTGTGCCGATTGCCGCGGCAGGCGTCTCCTTCGTGGCCGGCGCAATCCTGCTCTGGGCCATCGCGCTGATCTACAGCCATGTCGTCAGCGCCCCGATCAATTTCGGCGCCCCCGCGCCCTGGACCTTCGTCGCCGGCGGTGTGCTCGGTGCCTTCTATGTCTTTTCCAACATCATGCTGACCCCGATGATCGGCGCCGCCGCCGTCATGGCATTGTCCGTGGCCGGACAATTGGTCGGCGGCATGTTTCTCGACAAGATCGGCTTCATGGGCATGGCCGTCCGCGAAATCTCCATGGGCCGCATCGCTGGCGCGGTCCTGCTCATCACCGGCGCCCTGATGATCCGCGTGCTCTAG
- a CDS encoding peptidylprolyl isomerase — MAYADPENTLVIETTKGNVVIEMRPDLAPNHVAHIKKLAREGFYNDIVFHRVIDGFMAQTGCPQGRGTGGSKYPDLKQEFSAEPHVRGTASMARAQNPDSANSQFFICFDDARFLDKQYTVWGKVIEGMDNVDQIKRGEPVINPDKMISVKVAADIAA; from the coding sequence ATGGCCTATGCCGATCCGGAAAACACCCTGGTCATCGAAACCACCAAGGGCAATGTCGTCATCGAGATGCGCCCCGACCTGGCCCCCAACCACGTCGCCCACATCAAGAAGCTGGCGCGTGAAGGCTTCTACAATGACATCGTCTTCCATCGCGTGATCGACGGCTTCATGGCCCAGACCGGCTGCCCGCAGGGCCGCGGCACCGGCGGTTCGAAGTATCCCGACCTCAAGCAGGAATTCAGCGCCGAGCCCCACGTCCGCGGCACCGCCTCCATGGCCCGCGCCCAGAACCCGGATTCGGCCAATTCGCAGTTCTTCATCTGCTTCGACGATGCCCGCTTCCTCGACAAGCAGTACACTGTCTGGGGCAAGGTCATCGAAGGCATGGACAATGTCGACCAGATCAAACGCGGCGAGCCCGTGATCAACCCCGACAAGATGATCTCGGTCAAGGTCGCGGCAGATATCGCTGCCTGA
- a CDS encoding peptidylprolyl isomerase has translation MTALTRRLFGALVIGAAALVSAPAFAQSGTPHLILTLESGDVDIELLPELAPKHVERIVTLTEEGAYDGVVFHRVIDGFMAQTGDVEFGKSGSDTFDLARAGMGGSTLPDVEAEFNSESFGRGVLGAARSQNPNSFNSQFFITTADASFLDGQYTVFGKVVSGMDLVDGLEKGPQEQNGAVANPDKIVSAKIEYK, from the coding sequence ATGACCGCTCTTACCCGTCGCCTGTTCGGCGCTCTTGTCATCGGCGCTGCGGCGCTCGTTTCGGCCCCCGCCTTTGCCCAGTCCGGCACGCCGCATCTGATCCTGACGCTGGAAAGCGGCGACGTGGATATCGAACTGCTGCCCGAGCTTGCCCCCAAGCATGTCGAGCGCATCGTGACGCTGACCGAAGAAGGCGCGTATGACGGCGTGGTCTTCCATCGCGTCATCGATGGCTTCATGGCCCAGACCGGCGACGTCGAATTCGGCAAGTCCGGTTCGGATACCTTCGACTTGGCCCGCGCCGGCATGGGCGGTTCCACGCTGCCTGACGTCGAGGCCGAGTTCAATTCGGAAAGCTTCGGGCGTGGCGTGCTCGGCGCTGCCCGCTCGCAGAACCCCAATTCGTTCAACTCGCAGTTCTTCATCACCACGGCCGACGCCAGCTTCCTCGACGGTCAATACACCGTCTTCGGCAAGGTCGTCTCCGGCATGGACCTGGTCGACGGCCTCGAAAAGGGCCCGCAGGAACAGAATGGCGCCGTGGCCAATCCGGACAAGATCGTTTCGGCGAAAATCGAGTATAAGTAA
- the coaD gene encoding pantetheine-phosphate adenylyltransferase gives MSKLVGFYPGSFDPLTNGHLDVIERACKLVDTLVVAVGISATKKSPLFVHEDRIAILDQVLAPVGKRTDTEFKIVDFSGLMVNAAREHGAKLIIRGLRDTTDYNYEMQMVGMNAQIAPDLQTVFLPSSPPVRHISATLVRQIAEMGGDISAFVPQIVLKALKNK, from the coding sequence TTGAGCAAGCTGGTTGGCTTCTATCCGGGCTCGTTTGATCCGCTGACCAATGGCCATCTCGATGTCATCGAGCGCGCCTGCAAACTGGTCGATACGCTGGTGGTGGCCGTCGGCATCAGTGCCACCAAGAAAAGCCCACTGTTTGTCCACGAGGACCGCATCGCCATTCTCGATCAGGTGCTGGCGCCGGTCGGCAAGCGAACCGACACCGAGTTCAAGATCGTCGATTTCTCCGGTCTCATGGTCAATGCCGCGCGCGAACATGGCGCCAAGCTGATCATCCGGGGCCTGCGCGACACCACCGACTATAATTACGAAATGCAGATGGTGGGCATGAATGCCCAGATAGCCCCCGATCTGCAGACCGTTTTCCTGCCGTCCAGCCCGCCTGTGCGGCATATCTCGGCCACATTGGTGCGCCAGATCGCTGAAATGGGCGGCGACATTTCCGCCTTCGTCCCGCAAATCGTTCTCAAGGCTCTGAAAAACAAATGA
- a CDS encoding LysE family translocator has translation MFDPVTLIPYLGACFLLAIVPGPTVTVIVANALARGTGAGLAIVAGTQAGFLVMTLVVALGMQALVAFMGWAFDWIKLVGAAYLVWLGWKMWRSNGELGTAQAEKTKSRLAMAVEGFLVILSNPKALIFLGAFLPQFVDVTQPTFPQVMLLGLFFMLVAGSTDAIYAVIAGQARGLLSTARVRLISRVSGLVLMAGGIWLALQKRA, from the coding sequence ATGTTCGATCCCGTCACGCTCATTCCCTATCTGGGCGCCTGTTTCCTGCTCGCCATCGTGCCCGGTCCGACCGTTACCGTGATCGTCGCCAATGCGCTGGCGCGCGGGACGGGTGCCGGCCTTGCCATCGTCGCCGGCACGCAGGCAGGGTTTCTGGTGATGACGCTCGTCGTCGCGCTCGGCATGCAGGCCCTGGTGGCTTTCATGGGCTGGGCCTTTGACTGGATCAAGCTGGTCGGCGCCGCCTATCTGGTCTGGCTGGGCTGGAAGATGTGGCGCAGCAATGGCGAACTGGGCACGGCGCAGGCCGAAAAGACCAAGTCGCGCCTCGCCATGGCCGTCGAGGGCTTTCTCGTCATCCTCTCCAATCCCAAGGCGCTGATCTTTCTGGGCGCCTTCCTGCCGCAATTCGTCGATGTCACCCAGCCGACTTTTCCGCAGGTCATGCTGCTGGGCCTGTTCTTCATGCTGGTGGCCGGGTCGACCGACGCCATCTATGCCGTGATCGCGGGGCAGGCGAGGGGCCTGCTCAGCACCGCCCGCGTCCGCCTGATTTCGCGTGTCTCCGGCCTGGTCCTGATGGCCGGCGGCATCTGGCTGGCGCTGCAGAAGCGGGCCTGA